A DNA window from Drosophila sechellia strain sech25 chromosome X, ASM438219v1, whole genome shotgun sequence contains the following coding sequences:
- the LOC6618624 gene encoding ferritin heavy chain B, translating to MAWCFRDIRRHMCMLMRQNFAKSCEKKLNDQINMELKASHQYLAMAYHFDRSDISSPGMHRFFLKASAEEREHAEKIMTYMNKRGGLIILSSVPQPLPCFANSLDALKHAMKMELEVNKHLLDLHALAGKEADPNLCDFIEANFLQEQVDGQKILADYISQLEKAQNQVGEFLFDKYMGSGMHPAK from the exons ATGGCGTGGTGCTTCCGCGACATTCGGCGCCACATGTGCATGCTGATGCGTCAGAACTTCGCCAAAAGTTGCGAGAAGAAGCTAAACGACCAGATCAACATGGAGTTGAAGGCATCCCACCAGTATCTGGCCATG GCCTACCATTTCGATCGCTCCGATATCAGTTCGCCCGGAATGCACCGATTCTTCCTGAAGGCGAGCGCTGAGGAGCGGGAACACGCGGAGAAGATCATGACGTACATGAACAAGCGGGGTGGTCTTATCATTTTGAGCAGTGTACCACAGCCGCTGCCCTGTTTCGCCAACAGCTTGGATGCACTGAAGCACGCAATGAAAATGGAACTGGAGGTCAATAAGCATCTGCTCGACTTGCACGCCCTGGCTGGCAAGGAAGCGGATCCGAATCTCTGCGATTTCATCGAGGCCAACTTCCTGCAGGAGCAAGTGGATGGCCAGAAGATCCTCGCCGACTATATCAGCCAATTGGAGAAGGCGCAAAACCAGGTGGGCGAGTTCCTGTTCGACAAGTATATGGGCAGCGGCATGCATCCTGCGAAATGA
- the LOC6618627 gene encoding uncharacterized protein LOC6618627 translates to MRLIQNRWQEIGLQLIFVFNFGWIRRRCFWVAAQSSRRCLSGSSSRSKKPRHTKMPYNLWLRRRLQLLASLIFCGLLGYLTSEAVAKPTLSFSLPQGLQGFPSFQSFTQQIIEQRSARQMKTYSGKRVSNDSLIMIYYHDLTIAVTELGPQKLLLGCELIEIYNDKEGKMLLEGLSHYNRPLEIKFDEMLKLMDQCEHVDKLSYASRHKSKLEAGERSSGGSDSAATGGANDGVALKLATNIFPRSPFSLLSGIIPGTKWCGTGDIAETYSDLGSEMAMDRCCRQHDLCPIKIRAYQNKYELMNDSLYTKSHCICDDMLFSCLKMTNTSASQLMGSIYFNLVQVPCLDGRSNHYKFRAAKEGF, encoded by the exons ATGCGCCTCATCCAAAATCGGTGGCAAGAAATAGGCCTtcaattgatttttgtttttaact TTGGTTGGATACGGCGCCGGTGTTTTTGGGTAGCGGCTCAGTCCAGCCGGCGGTGCCTTAGTGGCAGCTCCTCCAGATCGAAGAAACCACGCCACACCAAGATGCCCTATAACCTCTGGCTGCGACGGCGCCTCCAGCTGCTGGCCTCGCTGATCTTCTGCGGCCTCCTGGGCTATTTGACCTCGGAGGCGGTGGCCAAGCCCACGTTGTCCTTCAGTCTGCCGCAAGGACTGCAGGGATTTCCTTCGTTCCAGTCCTTCACCCAGCAAATCATCGAGCAGCGCAGCGCGCGTCAAATGAAGACGTATAG CGGAAAGCGGGTGAGCAACGACTCCCTCATCATGATATACTATCACGATCTGACCATAGCCGTAACGGAGCTGGGACCCCAGAAATTGCTACTCGGCTGCGAACTGATCGAAATCTA CAACGATAAGGAGGGCAAGATGCTGCTGGAGGGCCTGTCGCACTACAATCGCCCACTGGAAATCAAATTCGACGAGATGCTGAAGCTAATGGATCAGTGCGAGCACGTGGATAAGCTGAGCTACGCCTCGCGTCACAAATCCAAGCTGGAGGCCGGTGAACGCAGCAGCGGGGGCAGCGATTCAGCCGCAACAGGTGGAGCCAATGATGGTGTGGCCCTCAAGCTGGCCACCAATATCTTTCCGCGCAGCCCCTTCTCCCTGCTGAGTGGCATTATACCAG GCACAAAGTGGTGTGGCACCGGCGACATCGCAGAGACGTACAGCGATCTGGGCAGCGAAATGGCCATGGATCGATGCTGTCGCCAACACGATCTCTGCCCCATCAAGATCCGAGCCTATCAGAACAAATACGAACTGATGAACGATTCGCTGTACACAAA ATCCCACTGCATCTGCGACGACATGCTGTTCTCCTGCCTGAAGATGACCAACACCTCGGCCTCGCAGCTGATGGGCTCCATCTACTTCAACCTGGTGCAGGTGCCGTGTCTGGACGGGCGGAGCAATCACTACAAGTTCCGGGCGGCCAAGGAGGGATTCTGA
- the LOC116802332 gene encoding uncharacterized protein LOC116802332, with protein MMSEKTIQFLKKQSEIILEIRKLEVKPTLTDVEILKLNELQKCFIANHSNLLKIGVVDHEYFNAKQYDLIMMVLEKIKNKNEKIKGESVENTFPKSNTVPKSNPPPTLNLEMCGHPEKEGIAQNNALKVEQAFRNNVGQFRVYLEDTSKLIDSSPDFLKIRKNKIEFLWHKINNLIEQVNSHFESSLFEEEISELEFDKQNILTAINSRLSGTINKAEMSTVVKAEELPTLPKIQIPTFFGDSKEWDLFNELFTELIHVREDLSPSLKFNYLKSALKGEARNVVTHLLLGSGENYEATWEFLTKRYENKRNIFSDHMNRLMDMPNLNLESNKQIKTFIDTINESIYIIKLKAQLPEDVDAIFAHIILRKFNKESLNLYESHVKKTKEIQALSDVMDFLEQRLNSISSFSQEVKPVKKMINNNKNKNYSDNCAYCKLPGHYLIQCHKFKIMNPAERSDWVRKNGICQRCLRHPFGKKCISEQLCSTCRKPHHTLLHFAGHNPEKVNTCRTTGQALLATALIQVKSRYGGFEQLRALIDSGSQSTIISEESAQILKLKKFRSHTEISGVSSTGTCISKHKAVISIRNSPKNLEIEAIILPKLMKALPVNTINVDQKKWKNFKLADPDFNKPGRIDLIIGADVYTHILQNGVIKIDGLLGQKTDFGWIVSGCKKSKGKETIVATTIEIKELDRYWEVEEEEKDDIESEICENKFIKTTKKDSDGRYIVSIPFKEDVTLGDSKKQAIARYMNLEKKLKRNEKLKVDYTKFMNEYMDLGHMIEVSDEGKYFLPHQAVIRDSSLTTKLRVVFDASAKTTNNKSLNDIMWVGPRVQKDIFDIIIKWRKWEFVVSADIEKMYRQIKIDNDDQKYQYILWRNSPKEKIKTYKLTTVTYGTASAPYLATRVLVDIADKCKNQVISAIIRNDFYMDDLMTGADSVEEANKLITLILHELQKVGFNLRKWISNNSKILTTVEDTGDNKVLNIIENECVKTLGLKWEPQNDLFKFSVNCNDESKNINKRVVLSTLAKIFDPLGWLAPVTVSGKLFIQKLWINKSEWDQELSIEDKNYWEKYKENLLLLENIRIPRWINSNSSSVIQIHGFADASEKAYAAVVYAKVGPHVNIIASKSRVNPIKNRKTIPKLELCAAHLLSELIQRLKGSIDNIMEIYAWSDSTITLAWINSGQSKIKFIRRRTDDIRKLKNTEWNHVKSEDNPADLASRGVDSNQLINCDFWWKGPKWLADPKELWPRQQSVEEPVLINTVLNDKIDDPIYELIERYSSIEKLIRIIAYINRFVQMKTRNKAYSSIISVKEIRIAETVVIKKQQEYQFRQEIRCLKIKKEIKTNNKILSLNPFLDKDGVLRVGGRLQNSNAEFNVKHPIILEKCHLTSLLIKNAHKETLHGGINLMRNYIQRKYWIFGLKNSLKKYLRECVTCARYKQNTAQQIMGNLPKYRVTMTFPFLNTGIDYAGPYYVKCSKNRGQKTFKGYVAVFVCMATKAIHLEMVSDLTSDAFLAALRRFIARRGKCSNIYSDNGTNFVGAARKLDQELFNAIQENITIAAQLEKDRIDWHFIPPAGPHFGGIWEAGVKSMKYHLKRIIGDTILTYEEMSTLLCQIEACLNSRPLYTIVSEVPKIIWDPLKLSILNHTEEFERLNNEIKFMKENHQKLKDLHFHHISGHAGLIIALILMIVLIIYFIRKCAVQQRMQAITLAGPLPVL; from the exons atgatgTCAGAAAAGACTATTCAATTCCTTAAGAAGCAGTCCGAAATTATTTTGGAAATTAGAAAGTTGGAAGTAAAACCAACATTAACAGATGTAGAAattctaaaattaaatgagcttcaaaaatgtttcattgctaATCATAGCAATTTGTTAAAGATCGGCGTTGTCGATCATGAATATTTTAACGCGAAGCAGTATGATTTAATAATGATGGTgttagaaaaaattaaaaataaaaatgaaaaaattaaggGCGAGTCGGTAGAAAACACTTTCCCTAAATCAAACACTGTCCCTAAATCAAACCCTCCCCCTACATTAAACCTTGAAATGTGTGGTCACCCTGAAAAAGAGGGTATAGCACAAAACAACGCTTTAAAAGTAGAGCAGGCATTTCGAAATAATGTTGGCCAATTTCGAGTATATCTAGAAGATACGTCTAAACTAATAGACAGTAGTCCAGATTTCcttaaaataaggaaaaataaaattgaatttttatggcataaaataaataacctgattgaacaggtgaatagTCATTTTGAGAGCTCGCTATTCGAAGAAGAAATTAGCGAACTTGAAtttgacaaacaaaatattcttaCAGCCATTAATAGTCGACTCAGtggcacaataaataaagctgaaATGTCGACGGTTGTTAAGGCGGAGGAGTTACCAACCCTGCCTAAAATACAGATTCCCACTTTCTTTGGTGATTCCAAAGAATGGGATCTTTTTAATGAACTCTTTACAGAGCTCATACATGTGAGAGAGGATCTCAGTCCTTCTCtcaaatttaattatctaAAGTCAGCATTAAAAGGAGAAGCCAGAAATGTGGTTACTCATTTACTGCTCGGCTCTGGAGAAAATTATGAAGCCACTTGGGAGTTTTTGACCAAGCGATATGAGAATAAAAGAAACATATTCTCAGATCATATGAATAGGCTTATGGATatgccaaatttaaatttagaatccaataagcaaataaagacATTTATTGACACGATTAACGAgtcaatttatattataaaattaaaggcacAATTACCAGAAGATGTGGATGCAATTTTCGCTCACATAATTCTTCGGAAATTCAATAAAGAATCACTCAATTTATATGAAAGCCATGTTAAAAAGACAAAAGAAATACAGGCACTTTCTGATGTCATGGACTTTTTAGAGCAAAGGCTCAATTCTATATCATCATTCTCACAGGAAGTAAAACCTGTaaagaaaatgattaataataacaagaataaaaattatagTGACAATTGTGCATATTGCAAACTACCAGGgcattatttaattcaatgccataaatttaaaataatgaatcCAGCAGAACGGTCTGACTGGGTAAGAAAAAATGggatttgccaaagatgtctGAGGCATCCGTTtggtaaaaaatgtataagcgAGCAGCTTTGTTCGACTTGTCGTAAACCTCACCACACGTTACTTCACTTTGCAGGTCATAATCCAGAAAAAGTGAATACGTGTAGAACAACAGGTCAAGCCTTGTTGGCCACGGCCTTGATTCAAGTAAAGTCGAGGTATGGAGGCTTTGAACAATTAAGAGCATTGATTGATAGTGGCTCTCAAAGCACAATTATTTCAGAAGAGTCTGCACAGAttctaaaattgaaaaaatttcgGTCTCATACTGAAATAAGTGGAGTATCTTCCACAGGAACGTGCATCTCCAAGCACAAAGCGGTTATTTCGATAAGAAATTCTCcgaaaaatttagaaattgaAGCAATTATTCTCCCAAAACTTATGAAGGCACTTCCAGTCAACACGATTAATGTTGATCAGAAAAAATGGAAGAACTTTAAATTAGCCGACCCCGATTTTAATAAACCGGGTCGCATTGATCTAATCATTGGAGCAGACGTATATACTCACATTCTGCAAAATGGAGTTATAAAAATAGACGGTCTCCTTgggcaaaaaactgatttcGGGTGGATAGTTTCTGGATGTAAAAAATCCAAAGgaaaagaaaccattgtagccacaacaatagaaataaaagagttAGATCGCTACTGGGAagtggaagaagaagaaaaagatgATATCGAGTCTGAAAtctgtgaaaataaatttatcaaaacgacaaaaaaagATTCAGATGGGCGATACATTGTGTCAATTCCATTCAAGGAGGATGTCACCTTAGGAGATTCAAAGAAACAAGCGATAGCTCGTTACATGAATCTggagaaaaaactaaaaagaaatgaaaaacttaaggTTGACTACACTAAATTCATGAATGAATACATGGATTTAGGACACATGATTGAAGTGAGTGATgaaggcaaatattttttaccgCACCAGGCAGTGATTAGAGATTCAAGCCTTACGACCAAATTGAGAGTAGTTTTTGATGCTTCAGCAAAAACTACGAATAACAAAAGTTTGAACGACATAATGTGGGTTGGGCCACGAGTTCAAAAAGATATTTTtgacattattattaaatggagaaaatgggaatttgttgtttcggCAGACATTGAAAAGATGTACCGACAAATTAAAATAGATAATGATGatcaaaaatatcaatatattttatggagAAATTctccaaaagaaaaaattaaaacatataaattaacCACAGTCACTTACGGAACTGCATCTGCACCATATTTGGCTACCAGGGTTCTGGTAGATATTGCAGATAAATGTAAAAACCAAGTTATTAGTGCAATAATTAGGAATGATTTCTATATGGATGACCTAATGACTGGAGCTGATTCGGTAGAAGaagctaataaattaataacattaattCTCCATGAATTGCAGAAAGTTGGATTCAACTTAAGGAAATGGATTTCCAACAATTCCAAAATATTAACCACTGTGGAGGACACAGGGGACAATAAGGTTCTCAATATTATCGAAAATGAATGTGTTAAAACTTTAGGACTAAAATGGGAACctcaaaatgatttatttaagttcAGCGTAAATTGTAATGatgaatcaaaaaatataaataagcgcGTTGTGTTATCAACGctagcaaaaatatttgatccGTTAGGATGGTTGGCACCAGTCACGGTTtcaggaaaactttttattcaaaaactttggataaataaaagtgaatgGGATCAGGAATTATCCATAGAAGATAAAAATTAttgggaaaaatataaagaaaatttattattgttagaGAATATTCGAATCCCAAGGTGGATTAATTCAAACAGTTCTTCAGTCATTCAGATTCACGGATTTGCGGACGCCTCCGAAAAAGCATATGCTGCAGTAGTCTATGCTAAAGTAGGACCTCATGTTAATATAATAGCTAGCAAAAGTAGAGTCAACCCTATAAAAAATAGGAAGACAATTCCCAAACTCGAGCTGTGTGCAGCTCACCTGCTTAGTGAATTAATCCAAAGACTAAAAGGATCAATTGACAATATAATGGAGATCTATGCTTGGAGTGATTCCACGATTACCTTAGCATGGATTAACAGTGGTCAAAGTAAGATCAAATTTATAAGAAGAAGAACGGATGACAttcggaaattaaaaaatactgaATGGAATCATGTTAAGTCAGAGGATAATCCAGCAGATTTAGCATCCAGGGGAGTGGATTCTAACCAGTTGATCAACTGTGATTTTTGGTGGAAAGGTCCGAAATGGCTAGCAGACCCAAAAGAACTTTGGCCTCGGCAGCAGTCTGTAGAAGAACCTGTCTTAATAAATACGGTATTAAATGACAAAATAGATGATCCTATTTACGAATTAATAGAAAGGTATTCCAGTATAGAAAAACTTATACGTATAATAGCATACATAAATAGATTCGTGCAGAtgaaaacaagaaataaaGCCTATTCATCAATTATTTCAGTAAAGGAGATAAGAATAGCGGAAACAGTTGTTATTAAGAAACAACAAGAATACCAGTTTAGGCAAGAGATAAGGTGCcttaaaatcaaaaaggaaatcaagacaaataataaaatattgtcaTTGAATCCATTTTTGGACAAGGATGGGGTTCTAAGAGTTGGAGGAAGATTGCAAAATTCCAatgcagaatttaatgttaaacatccaATCATTTTAGAAAAATGCCACCTAACAagcttattaataaaaaatgctcaTAAGGAAACATTGCATGGAGGGATAAACCTAATGCGAAACTATATCCAAAGAAAGTATTGGATTTTCGGGTtgaaaaattcgttgaaaaagtATTTAAGAGAATGTGTAACGTGTGCAAggtataaacaaaatacagcTCAGCAAATAATGGGTAACTTGCCAAAATATAGAGTGACGATGACATTCCCGTTTCTTAATACTGGAATAGATTACGCAGGTCCTTATTATgttaaatgttcaaaaaatcgtggccaaaaaacatttaaaggaTACGTTGCTGTATTCGTTTGCATGGCCACCAAAGCCATACACTTAGAAATGGTAAGCGATCTAACTTCAGACGCATTTTTAGCAGCACTCAGAAGATTTATTGCTAGACGGGGAAAATGTTCCAATATCTATTCAGACAACGGAACAAATTTTGTAGGAGCTGCAAGAAAATTAGATCAAGAGTTATTTAATGCAATACAAGAAAATATAACGATTGCAGCGCAGCTTGAAAAGGACAGGATTGATTGGCATTTTATTCCCCCGGCAGGACCTCACTTCGGAGGTATTTGGGAAGCTGGAGTtaagtcaatgaaataccatttAAAGCGTATAATCGGCGACACTATTTTGACTTACGAAGAAATGTCAACTCTTTTATGTCAAATAGAAGCATGCTTAAATTCAAGGCCATTATACACTATAG TTAGTGAAGTGCCGAAGATTATTTGGGATCCGCTGAAACTATCAATATTAAATCATACTGAGGAATTTGAACGAttgaataatgaaattaaatttatgaaagagAACCATCAAAAATTGAAAGATTTACATTTCCATCATATTTCCGGACATGCTGGTTTAATTATTGCTTTAATACTAATGatagtattaataatatatttcatacgGAAATGTGCTGTGCAACAAAGAATGCAAGCAATAACCCTTGCAGGTCCGTTGCCAGTACTATAA
- the LOC6618628 gene encoding type-1 angiotensin II receptor-associated protein, whose product MTDLNELMGSPFVRVKLVAFVHFFFISNAMLGSWGHGAYEFYNFLFLIAMFWSMHSKDSIEAIQTALVINASSIFFDIVSISLHFGIMNGWAIAFSIINLILRPVSVALLYKEFNTRGGTLPTGSVFPTSQQRSYQDIDRPTQPTPTNSQPGPNVASIF is encoded by the exons ATGACCGACCTCAACGAGCTAATGGGATCCCCTTTTGTGCGTGTGAAG CTTGTGGCCTTTGTGCACTTCTTCTTCATCTCGAATGCCATGCTAGGAAGTTGGggccacggggcgtatgagttCTACAACTTTCTATTCCTGATCGCCATGTTCTGGTCGATGCACAGCAAGGACTCCATCGAAGCGATCCAAACG GCGCTCGTCATCAACGCTTCTAGCATTTTTTTTGATATAGTCAGCATTTCTCTTCATTTCGGCATTATGA ATGGCTGGGCCATTGCGTTCAGCATCATCAACCTGATACTGCGACCGGTGAGCGTGGCCCTGCTCTACAAGGAGTTCAACACGAGGGGCGGCACACTGCCGACGGGATCGGTCTTCCCAACTAGCCAGCAGCGCAGCTACCAGGACATCGATCGGCCCACACAGCCCACACCGACCAACTCGCAGCCCGGTCCGAATGTGGCCAGCATCTTCTAG
- the LOC6618629 gene encoding uncharacterized protein LOC6618629 codes for MASNSTQSQPSRITSDMVNQLQPTAQESKLAPIPSAPQWRSPQLMVVFEDGDLHSARHQLLQSLQNPFDEGSVATLLLQESIADQFVGLVAQDLRPLSPAVSKHPSYSSTLAKIEQLKAKTVQGVSLKAGESPVLVYDCVHSYLGNGATGVVTVHTFRTAKEAGELAKRDPLPYGQVSLWNEKLGCAYELIPRLPSDIVAINSFNPDLDPIRESFAADRNDVLLAKNYHYESLVVSGKRRIIVFPVGTIFGN; via the exons ATGGCAAGCAACTCCACCCAGTCCCAGCCGTCCAGGATCACCAGCGACATGGTCAACCAGCTGCAGCCGACGGCGCAGGAATCGAAG CTTGCGCCGATTCCCAGTGCACCCCAGTGGCGCTCCCCCCAGCTGATGGTCGTCTTCGAGGACGGTGATCTGCACTCAGCGCGCCACCAGTTGCTCCAGTCCCTGCAGAATCCCTTTGACGAGGGATCGGTGGCCACGTTGCTGCTCCAGGAGAGCATTGCCGATCAGTTTGTGGGCCTGGTGGCGCAGGATCTGCGTCCGTTGTCGCCGGCGGTGTCCAAGCACCCGAGCTACAGCAGCACGCTGGCCAAGATCGAACAGCTGAAGGCCAAGACAGTACAAGGCGTAAGCCTCAAGGCTGGGGAATCACCCGTTTTGGTGTACGACTGCGTGCACAGCTATCTGGGCAACGGAGCGACGGGAGTGGTGACGGTACACACTTTCCGCACAGCCAAGGAGGCCGGcgagttggccaaaagggaTCCCCTACCTTACGGCCAAGTTAGTCTGTGGAATGAGAAGCTGGGTTGCGCCTACGAACTGATACCACGACTACCGAGCGACATTGTGGCCATTAATAGCTTCAATCCGGACTTGGATCCCATCCGGGAATCCTTTGCTGCCGACCGCAACGATGTCCTGCTGGCCAAGAACTATCACTATGAATCGCTGGTGGTGAGCGGCAAACGGAGGATCATCGTGTTTCCCGTGGGCACCATCTTCGGCAACTGA
- the LOC6618630 gene encoding putative inorganic phosphate cotransporter produces MPPHKWTDESRDASCYYEDAAASRLRRPSSSSNSSASADRSDDEADDEREAFCSGERPLIRSSGAAEENHGCGPKTRHIFGFMGFLGFAVVYAMRVNLSVAIVAMVNQTAIPHSNSSVIDTDTCPLPAPHHNGSDPNPQKEGEFVWDEATQGLVLGSFFYGYVLTQVPGGRMAELYGGKKIYGYGVLITAIFTLITPLAAHWDLPLLVLVRILEGMGEGVTYPAMHAMLAHWIPPLERNKFAAIVYAGSNIGTVISMPLAGWLCSLDFLGGWPSAFYIFGLLGILWFIAWMYLVYDKPSDHPRISESEREYIERSLQVQRLINQDLAEPEEEEGEDEVSLRAPPEAPIPWSSLLTSVPLWAILLTQCGQGWAFYTQLTELPTYMSNILHFDIQSNALLNAVPYLTSWFVGIACSALADWMLARRYISLLSSYKLWNTVASVVPSLGLIGIIYVGCDWVWVTFMLAGVGSFGGAVYAGNQMNHIALSPRYAGTMYGITNSAANICGFLAPYVIGLIINHRETLTQWHLVFWLAAGLNIAGNFIYLIFASAEEQSWSKTPPTRNSRSQRA; encoded by the exons ATGCCACCGCACAAATGGACGGACGAGTCGCGGGACGCCTCCTGTTACTACGAGGATGCGGCCGCATCCCGCCTCCGCCGGCCGTCCTCATCCTCCAACTCCTCCGCCTCGGCGGACCGCTCCGACGACGAGGCGGACGACGAACGGGAGGCGTTTTGCTCCGGCGAACGACCGCTAATCCGTTCCAGCGGCGCTGCGGAGG AAAATCATGGCTGTGGCCCAAAGACGCGTCACATATTCGGATTCATGGGCTTCCTGGGATTCGCCGTGGTCTACGCGATGCGGGTCAATCTGTCGGTGGCCATTGTGGCCATGGTTAACCAAACGGCAATTCCGCACAGCAATTCATCGGTGATTGATACGGACACGTGTCCACTGCCGGCACCACATCACAATGGCAGCGATCCGAATCCGCAGAAGGAGGGCGAGTTTGTGTGGGACGAGGCCACACAGGGATTGGTGCTCGGCAGCTTCTTCTACGGCTATGTGCTAACCCAAGTGCCCGGCGGACGGATGGCCGAGCTGTATGGTGGAAAGAAGATCTACGGCTATGGAGTGTTGATCACGGCGATCTTTACTCTCATAACTCCGTTGGCCGCCCACTGGGATCTGCCgttgctggtcctggtccGCATCCTGGAGGGAATGGGCGAGGGCGTCACCTATCCAGCTATGCACGCCATGCTGGCCCACTGGATTCCGCCGCTGGAGAGGAACAAGTTCGCCGCAATCGTCTATGCGGGCTCCAATATCGGTACAGTCATTTCCATGCCGCTGGCCGGATGGCTGTGCTCGCTTGACTTCCTGGGTGGCTGGCCGTCGGCTTTCTACATCTTTGGACTGCTGGGCATCCTGTGGTTCATCGCATGGATGTACTTGGTGTACGACAAGCCTAGCGATCATCCTAGGATCTCCGAATCGGAGCGAGAGTATATCGAAAGGAGTCTACAGGTTCAGAGGCTAATAAATCAGGATCTAGCGGAGCCCGAGGAAGAGGAGGGAGAGGATGAAGTGAGTCTACGGGCGCCGCCGGAGGCACCGATACCCTGGTCATCGCTGCTTACATCCGTGCCTCTTTGGGCCATCTTGTTGACGCAATGCGGCCAGGGATGGGCCTTCTACACGCAGCTAACCGAGCTGCCCACCTACATGAGCAACATCCTGCACTTTGACATCCAGTCGAATGCTCTGCTCAATGCGGTGCCGTATCTAACCTCCTGGTTCGTGGGCATTGCCTGTTCCGCCCTGGCGGATTGGATGCTAGCCAGACGCTACATATCGCTCCTGAGCTCGTATAAGCTGTGGAACACGGTGGCCTCGGTGGTGCCATCACTGGGCCTGATTGGCATCATCTATGTGGGCTGCGATTGGGTGTGGGTCACCTTTATGCTGGCCGGCGTGGGCTCTTTCGGCGGCGCCGTCTATGCTGGCAACCAGATGAATCACATAGCGCTCAGTCCCCGATATGCGGGCACCATGTATGGTATCACCAATTCGGCGGCAAATATCTGTGGCTTCCTGGCTCCGTATGTCATCGGGCTAATCATCAATCATCGCGAGACTCTGACCCAGTGGCATTTGGTCTTCTGGCTGGCGGCGGGCTTAAATATAGCCGGTAACTTCATCTACCTGATCTTCGCCAGCGCCGAGGAGCAAAGCTGGTCGAAGACACCACCCACACGCAACTCACGATCCCAGCGCGCTTGA